A section of the Quatrionicoccus australiensis genome encodes:
- a CDS encoding TonB-dependent receptor plug domain-containing protein, which yields MAEDEAIYFSDLPVVASVSRLPQRLADAPTAVTVIDRDIIKASGARDLNDIFRLVPGFQTYPNTTETARVSYHGMGEGEYGARVQVLIDGRSMYSPLFGGGVNWATLPVALDDIERIEVVRGTNAVSYGSNAFLGVINIITVDPALTHGLSLSTSFGNQNVRDYNFRLGGKIGETGDFRFTFKQQNDDGLTNRYDWVDSYFSRLVDLRADFSLSDRDSLQVSLGQAEGVSQVGRLGSMISIPGLPPIDGDPIRDLKQKDIYVQLLWRRVFSPGSDLQVRYSYVEDRSSDAFSVSIPGQSYVFNQSGDEGVRHEIELQHSLKMAESARLAWGASWRDDGTRSKWSLSGRGMVHRDVSRLFGNLEWKPVRWFTGNVGIAGENDSLAGFHLSPRLSTNFHLNAENTLRLGVSRAYRNSSTVDYLGNAKVILANTLIYNVYQGNRSLPSERLDTVEVGYLGDWRDWRASLDVRLFSEKIYDRLFRIDLGTGASVPDTTLPDATVPIQNIHIYGVEYQFKWQPFDNTRLLVNQAFTRADADYLASALGLSGSTLANASDAQKIDYFTEHSMPRRSSSLLLMQKLPFGLDFSIAGYWQDMMKWTTNTSSVKYQRYDARLGYPFRFSGLRGEFALTVQSLNGTHSEYKSSINNPDGRLVERRQWLSLRLDY from the coding sequence ATGGCCGAAGATGAAGCCATTTATTTCAGCGATCTGCCGGTTGTTGCATCGGTCAGTCGTCTGCCGCAAAGACTGGCCGATGCACCGACGGCAGTGACGGTGATCGATCGCGACATCATCAAGGCATCCGGTGCGCGCGATCTGAACGATATATTTCGTCTGGTGCCCGGCTTCCAGACTTATCCGAATACGACTGAGACGGCGCGGGTCAGCTATCACGGGATGGGGGAGGGCGAGTATGGGGCGCGAGTACAGGTTTTGATCGACGGGCGTTCGATGTATTCGCCCCTGTTCGGCGGTGGCGTCAATTGGGCAACCTTGCCGGTGGCACTGGACGATATCGAGCGTATCGAGGTCGTGCGCGGTACCAATGCCGTCTCTTACGGCAGCAATGCCTTCCTTGGCGTGATTAACATCATTACGGTTGATCCAGCGCTGACGCATGGTCTTTCGCTGTCGACCAGTTTCGGCAACCAGAATGTCCGCGATTACAACTTCAGGTTAGGCGGAAAAATCGGGGAAACAGGCGATTTTCGTTTCACTTTCAAACAGCAGAATGACGACGGTCTGACTAATCGTTACGACTGGGTTGATTCATATTTTTCTCGACTGGTTGATCTACGGGCCGATTTTTCCTTGTCCGATCGAGATAGTCTGCAGGTTAGTCTGGGGCAGGCGGAAGGCGTGAGCCAGGTTGGTCGGCTGGGCAGTATGATTTCTATTCCCGGTTTGCCGCCGATTGACGGCGACCCGATACGCGACCTCAAACAAAAGGATATTTATGTCCAGCTCTTGTGGCGCCGGGTGTTCTCTCCTGGTTCAGACCTGCAAGTGCGCTATTCCTATGTTGAGGATCGATCAAGCGATGCTTTTTCAGTCAGCATTCCGGGTCAGAGTTATGTTTTTAATCAGTCGGGTGACGAGGGGGTTCGGCATGAGATTGAGCTCCAGCATAGTCTGAAAATGGCGGAATCCGCACGCCTTGCCTGGGGGGCAAGCTGGCGTGATGATGGGACTCGTTCGAAGTGGTCCTTGTCAGGGCGAGGGATGGTGCATCGAGATGTCAGTCGTTTGTTCGGTAATCTGGAGTGGAAGCCTGTCCGATGGTTTACCGGCAATGTCGGTATTGCAGGAGAAAATGATTCGTTGGCCGGATTTCACCTGTCCCCCAGGCTAAGTACCAACTTTCACCTGAATGCAGAAAATACGCTCAGACTCGGGGTGTCAAGAGCGTATCGAAATAGCAGTACGGTTGACTATCTTGGCAATGCGAAGGTGATACTTGCTAACACGTTGATTTATAACGTGTATCAAGGGAATCGAAGTCTTCCGTCGGAGCGCCTGGATACGGTTGAGGTCGGTTATCTGGGTGACTGGCGTGACTGGCGGGCGAGTCTGGATGTACGGCTGTTCAGTGAAAAAATCTATGATCGATTGTTCAGAATAGATTTGGGAACCGGAGCCTCAGTACCGGATACCACTTTGCCGGATGCCACGGTACCAATACAGAATATCCACATCTACGGTGTCGAATATCAGTTCAAATGGCAACCTTTTGACAATACTCGTTTGCTTGTCAATCAGGCCTTTACCCGGGCCGATGCGGATTACCTTGCTTCGGCCTTGGGTTTGTCGGGATCGACGCTGGCCAATGCGTCCGATGCACAGAAAATCGATTACTTCACCGAGCATTCAATGCCGCGGCGCTCAAGCTCACTCCTGTTGATGCAGAAATTACCGTTCGGACTTGATTTTTCGATCGCCGGATACTGGCAGGACATGATGAAGTGGACAACGAATACCTCTTCAGTCAAATACCAACGTTACGATGCGCGCCTGGGCTATCCCTTCCGTTTTAGTGGTTTACGCGGTGAGTTTGCGCTTACCGTGCAGTCGCTGAACGGCACCCACAGCGAATACAAGTCCAGCATTAATAATCCCGACGGACGTCTCGTCGAACGTCGTCAGTGGCTGAGCCTGCGACTGGATTACTAG
- a CDS encoding diguanylate cyclase domain-containing protein: MTRLNLRQRLLLLSLLPSAAIAITLVSYFTLSGIQTLEGELRTKALATVRYLAQISEYGIISGQIESLHGLAQTTIQESDVKATIIVSPKGRAIAVGGRVSLASEILRQSLDGPKMVTETESWIAFGAPVLRSQNESDALFEPVSSNTKPTPPEVIGHVFIEFDKTELINQQRELLLRGLIIVFIGLIGIALLAIAMADSLARPLKRLVQAVREMSSGRLDTRVPTHSSAELGILEHGFNEMANHLEEVHHSMQSRIEEATAQLAFQARHDALTGLLNRREFENRLDKALSAVQAGGEEFSVLLLDLDRFKPVNDTCGHLAGDELLRQISQLFQGRLREEDTLARLGGDEFGIILANCSGARARQVADDICGLAGAYRFIWQDKVFAIGASIGLTPVSRRVRNINEVLAASDSACYRAKESGRNQVCEQETSNVPERRQESNNWAGRIASALAEDRLLIEALPLKALQNDAPGYHYVELSARLHEPGQAPIALSALIDAAERYDLASSIDQRFIETAINAIDRARRHNKQLHCLIPLSRTSLGRRAIIDLIARNLARHNLPGDGLCLIFSEDVTTHHNSQALEFSRQVRALGCQVGLDDFGGGLSSFSHLRAIAPACVKLSRSLTRDLGGNRASTALLRAVQEITADLDIHSIADNINDPAKLQQLEELGISYAQGLAVAPCEPFEVWLEGAVIRSA, translated from the coding sequence ATGACTCGCCTCAACCTCCGCCAGCGACTCTTGCTGCTCTCGCTCCTGCCAAGTGCCGCTATCGCCATTACGCTGGTCTCCTATTTCACGCTGAGCGGTATCCAGACCCTGGAAGGCGAATTGCGCACCAAGGCACTCGCCACCGTGCGTTATCTCGCCCAGATCAGTGAATACGGCATCATTTCCGGGCAAATCGAGAGCCTGCACGGGCTGGCCCAGACCACCATCCAGGAATCGGATGTCAAGGCAACCATCATCGTCAGTCCGAAAGGCCGCGCCATTGCCGTCGGCGGCCGCGTTTCGCTGGCCAGCGAGATCCTCCGCCAGTCGCTGGACGGACCGAAAATGGTCACCGAAACCGAAAGCTGGATCGCCTTCGGCGCGCCCGTGCTGCGCTCGCAGAACGAAAGCGACGCGCTGTTCGAGCCGGTATCGAGCAACACCAAGCCAACCCCGCCGGAAGTGATTGGTCATGTTTTCATCGAATTCGACAAGACCGAACTGATCAATCAGCAGCGCGAGTTGCTGCTGCGTGGATTGATCATTGTTTTCATCGGACTGATCGGCATTGCCCTGCTCGCGATTGCCATGGCCGACAGCCTGGCCCGCCCGCTCAAGCGCCTTGTCCAGGCAGTACGCGAGATGTCCTCGGGACGCCTCGACACGCGCGTGCCGACTCATTCGAGCGCCGAACTCGGCATTCTCGAACATGGCTTCAACGAGATGGCCAACCACCTCGAGGAAGTCCATCACTCGATGCAGAGCCGGATCGAGGAGGCCACCGCCCAACTCGCTTTCCAGGCCCGCCACGATGCGCTGACCGGCCTGCTCAACCGGCGCGAGTTCGAGAACCGCCTGGATAAGGCGCTCTCGGCCGTCCAGGCCGGCGGCGAGGAATTCAGCGTCCTGCTGCTCGACCTCGACCGCTTCAAGCCGGTCAATGACACCTGCGGCCACCTGGCCGGCGACGAACTGTTGCGCCAGATTTCGCAACTGTTCCAGGGGCGCCTGCGTGAAGAAGACACCCTGGCCCGCCTCGGCGGCGACGAATTCGGCATCATCCTCGCCAACTGCAGTGGCGCCCGCGCCCGGCAGGTGGCAGATGACATCTGTGGCCTCGCCGGTGCCTACCGCTTCATCTGGCAGGACAAGGTTTTCGCGATCGGCGCCAGTATCGGTCTGACGCCCGTCAGCCGGCGGGTACGCAACATCAATGAAGTCCTCGCCGCCAGTGACTCGGCCTGCTACCGCGCCAAGGAAAGTGGTCGCAACCAGGTCTGTGAGCAGGAAACCAGCAACGTGCCGGAACGCCGCCAGGAGAGCAACAACTGGGCCGGACGCATTGCCAGCGCGCTGGCCGAAGACCGCCTGCTGATCGAGGCCCTGCCGCTCAAGGCGCTGCAAAATGACGCCCCCGGCTATCACTACGTCGAACTGAGCGCCCGTCTGCATGAACCGGGGCAAGCGCCGATTGCGCTGTCGGCCCTGATCGATGCGGCGGAACGCTATGATCTGGCGTCAAGCATCGACCAGCGTTTCATAGAAACGGCGATTAATGCCATCGACCGCGCGCGCCGCCACAACAAGCAATTGCACTGCCTGATCCCGCTCTCCCGCACATCGCTCGGCCGCCGCGCGATCATCGACTTGATTGCCCGCAACCTGGCCCGCCACAACCTGCCGGGCGACGGGCTTTGCCTGATTTTTTCGGAAGATGTGACGACGCACCACAACAGCCAGGCACTCGAATTCTCGCGCCAGGTCCGCGCCCTGGGTTGCCAGGTCGGGCTCGACGACTTCGGTGGCGGACTCTCTTCGTTCAGCCACCTGCGTGCCATTGCACCGGCCTGCGTCAAACTGAGCCGCAGCCTGACCCGCGACCTCGGCGGCAATCGCGCCTCGACGGCACTCTTGCGTGCGGTGCAGGAAATCACCGCCGATCTCGACATTCACTCGATCGCCGACAACATCAACGATCCGGCAAAGCTGCAGCAACTCGAAGAACTCGGTATCAGCTATGCCCAGGGACTGGCGGTGGCGCCCTGCGAACCCTTCGAAGTATGGCTGGAAGGCGCCGTTATCCGCTCCGCCTGA
- a CDS encoding ABC transporter substrate-binding protein, which yields MVLATLRLLFVFLLVVPLARAGNVALVLSESTGPYAEFSATLRDALDGSNWKLSRYPVGLDAAEDGTERADLIIAAGSTALRQVLGRGGSTPIIATLIPRQVYDKLVAESGSRNRRLTAIYLDQPPARQASFLRQLLPGKNRIGMLISAETRPQNNQFQHAFNAAGLILDSEESDTDRTLLPALSTLLSRVHVLLATPDTNIYKRDNIKAILVTTYRHQRPVVAFSAALVNAGALAALYSTPAQIARQSAELVLAFTNTLPAPMPPSQFAVQINQNVAQALNLNLPDEADIRRAMLADKDAR from the coding sequence ATGGTTCTGGCCACCCTGCGCCTCCTGTTCGTCTTTCTGTTGGTCGTTCCTCTGGCGCGGGCCGGCAACGTCGCGCTGGTACTCAGCGAATCGACCGGGCCCTATGCCGAATTCAGCGCCACCCTGCGCGATGCCCTTGATGGCAGCAACTGGAAACTGAGCCGCTACCCGGTCGGGCTCGATGCCGCCGAGGATGGCACGGAGCGCGCCGACCTGATCATCGCCGCCGGCAGCACGGCCTTGCGCCAGGTACTGGGCCGCGGCGGCAGCACACCGATTATCGCGACACTGATTCCGCGCCAGGTCTACGACAAGCTGGTCGCCGAAAGCGGCAGCCGCAACCGGCGCCTGACCGCCATCTATCTCGACCAGCCACCGGCCAGACAAGCTTCCTTTCTACGTCAACTGCTGCCCGGCAAAAACCGCATTGGCATGCTGATCAGCGCCGAAACCCGGCCGCAAAACAATCAGTTTCAACATGCCTTCAATGCGGCAGGCCTGATTCTCGACAGCGAGGAAAGCGATACCGACCGGACCCTGTTGCCAGCGTTGTCTACGCTCTTGTCCCGGGTCCACGTACTGCTCGCCACGCCCGACACCAACATCTACAAGCGCGACAACATCAAGGCCATCCTGGTCACCACCTACCGCCATCAGCGCCCGGTGGTCGCCTTCTCCGCTGCCCTGGTCAATGCCGGTGCGCTCGCCGCGCTCTACTCGACCCCGGCCCAGATTGCCCGCCAGAGCGCGGAACTTGTCCTTGCATTCACCAACACGCTGCCCGCGCCGATGCCGCCCAGCCAGTTTGCCGTCCAGATCAACCAGAACGTCGCCCAGGCGCTCAACCTCAATCTCCCCGACGAAGCCGATATCCGCCGCGCCATGCTCGCCGACAAGGATGCCCGATGA
- a CDS encoding ABC transporter substrate-binding protein: MSRLPQRIVCLTTETVEVLYALGEQDRIAGISGYTVRPPQARKEKPKVYAFTSGDIDKILAVQPDLVLTFSDLQADIARDLIKAGVPVYAFNMRSVDDILGMIETLGRLVGAEAKAAELVAELEAQIEAARAIAAERLARSGHRPRVYFEEWDEPNITAVRWVSELIEIAGGTDIFPERAGSPLARDRILAEPLEIVRRDPEVIIGSWCGKHFRPERISARAGWSTVTAVQNGRLHEIKSAIILTPGPVAISEGLPLLLELLDFAPPAKAPAGR, translated from the coding sequence ATGAGCCGCCTGCCGCAACGTATCGTCTGCCTGACCACCGAAACCGTCGAAGTGCTTTACGCGCTCGGCGAGCAGGATCGCATCGCCGGCATTTCCGGCTACACGGTACGGCCGCCGCAGGCGCGCAAGGAAAAACCCAAGGTCTATGCCTTCACCAGCGGCGACATCGACAAGATCCTCGCCGTGCAGCCCGATCTGGTGCTCACCTTCTCCGACCTGCAGGCCGACATCGCGCGCGACCTGATCAAGGCCGGCGTGCCGGTCTACGCCTTCAACATGCGCAGCGTGGACGACATCCTCGGCATGATCGAAACCCTGGGCCGGCTGGTCGGGGCCGAAGCCAAGGCAGCGGAACTGGTTGCCGAGTTGGAAGCGCAGATCGAGGCCGCCAGAGCCATTGCCGCCGAACGACTGGCGCGCAGCGGCCACCGGCCACGCGTCTATTTCGAGGAATGGGACGAGCCGAACATCACCGCCGTGCGCTGGGTGTCCGAGCTGATCGAGATCGCCGGCGGCACCGACATATTTCCCGAACGCGCCGGCTCGCCACTGGCGCGCGACCGCATCCTGGCCGAGCCGCTGGAAATCGTCCGGCGCGATCCGGAAGTCATCATCGGTTCGTGGTGCGGCAAGCACTTCCGGCCGGAGCGCATTTCTGCCCGTGCCGGCTGGTCGACCGTTACGGCGGTGCAAAACGGCCGCCTGCACGAAATCAAGTCGGCGATCATCCTGACGCCAGGCCCGGTCGCAATCAGCGAAGGCCTGCCCCTGCTCCTCGAACTGCTCGATTTCGCGCCGCCCGCGAAAGCACCGGCCGGTCGCTGA
- a CDS encoding cobalamin-binding protein has translation MKMRLFTALTAALACLSAAHADIVVRDDSGQDVRLKAPARRIVTLAPHSAESLYAAGAGTYLVGTVDYSDYPPEAKKVARVGGYSRLDLEAIAALKPDLVIAWQSGNAAVQIDKLRALGLTVFITQPNLMADVAVQLEQLGQLAGTQAVADAAAASFRQRMEKLRAANASKPKVRVFYQIWKSPLMTVGGQQIITDAIRLCGGDNVFGQMTKMAPTVSVEAVLEADPEAIIATGMGDARPEWLHDWDKWTRMTAVKRNNLFHINPDIMQRHTPRILEGAEKLCAHLDVARSHRPK, from the coding sequence ATGAAAATGCGCCTTTTTACGGCGTTGACCGCTGCGCTCGCCTGTTTGTCCGCCGCGCACGCCGATATCGTGGTGCGCGACGACAGCGGCCAGGATGTCCGCCTCAAGGCGCCGGCCCGGCGCATCGTCACGCTCGCCCCGCATTCGGCGGAAAGTCTCTACGCCGCTGGCGCCGGCACTTACCTGGTGGGCACCGTCGATTACAGCGACTACCCGCCGGAAGCGAAGAAGGTGGCGCGCGTCGGCGGTTATTCGCGCCTCGACCTGGAAGCCATCGCCGCCCTCAAACCCGACCTGGTCATCGCCTGGCAAAGCGGCAATGCCGCCGTCCAGATCGACAAGCTGCGCGCCCTCGGCCTGACCGTCTTCATCACCCAGCCCAACCTGATGGCCGATGTGGCCGTTCAGCTCGAACAGCTCGGCCAGCTGGCCGGCACGCAGGCGGTGGCCGATGCGGCGGCCGCCAGTTTCCGCCAGCGCATGGAAAAGCTGCGCGCCGCCAATGCAAGCAAACCCAAGGTACGCGTCTTTTACCAGATCTGGAAATCGCCGCTGATGACAGTCGGCGGCCAGCAGATCATCACCGATGCGATCCGCCTGTGCGGCGGCGACAACGTCTTCGGGCAGATGACCAAGATGGCGCCGACGGTCAGTGTCGAAGCGGTGCTTGAAGCCGACCCCGAAGCCATCATCGCCACCGGCATGGGTGACGCCCGGCCGGAATGGCTGCACGACTGGGACAAATGGACGCGCATGACGGCAGTCAAGCGTAATAACCTGTTCCACATCAACCCGGACATCATGCAGCGCCACACGCCACGCATTCTCGAGGGCGCCGAGAAACTTTGTGCGCACCTCGATGTCGCACGCAGTCATCGCCCGAAATGA
- the cobD gene encoding threonine-phosphate decarboxylase CobD has product MLEHGGRLREAAAHYDIPLADWLDLSTGINPEAWPVPPLPPEVWQRLPEAGDGLEAAAAAYYGNTNLLPVAGSQAAIQLLPTLLPRAVVACISPIYAEHPQAWQRAGHRLRFLQNATLSRALGVATPYVLLCNPNNPTADQHPRAVAVDAAQQLKKRGGWLIVDEAFIDPTPEESLASLAGTEEAPNLIVLRSLGKFFGLAGARVGFVLAAPDLLNRMQEAMGPWTIAGPARAASRLALQDTTWQAAARERLHAASQRLHALLSAHGEVRSTALFATLTCDQPAELHEFLARRGILVRRFEQQALLRFGLPDGETAWQRLGAALGEWSQA; this is encoded by the coding sequence ATGCTTGAGCATGGCGGACGCCTGCGCGAAGCCGCAGCCCACTACGATATCCCGCTCGCCGACTGGCTCGACCTGTCGACCGGCATCAATCCCGAGGCCTGGCCGGTGCCGCCGTTGCCGCCGGAAGTCTGGCAACGCCTGCCGGAAGCCGGCGACGGCCTGGAAGCCGCGGCCGCCGCCTATTACGGCAACACCAACCTGCTGCCGGTCGCCGGCTCGCAGGCCGCCATCCAGTTGCTGCCGACCCTGCTGCCGCGCGCTGTCGTCGCCTGCATCAGCCCGATCTATGCCGAACACCCGCAGGCCTGGCAACGCGCCGGACATCGCCTGCGTTTTCTGCAGAATGCGACCCTGAGCCGTGCCCTGGGCGTCGCGACGCCTTACGTGCTGCTGTGCAACCCGAACAACCCGACCGCCGACCAGCATCCGCGCGCCGTCGCGGTCGACGCCGCGCAACAGCTCAAAAAGCGCGGCGGCTGGTTGATCGTCGACGAAGCCTTCATCGATCCGACGCCGGAGGAAAGCCTGGCCAGCCTGGCCGGCACCGAGGAGGCGCCTAACCTGATCGTGCTGCGTTCGCTCGGCAAGTTCTTCGGCCTGGCCGGCGCCCGCGTCGGCTTCGTCCTCGCCGCCCCCGACCTGCTCAACCGCATGCAGGAAGCGATGGGGCCGTGGACCATCGCCGGTCCGGCCCGCGCCGCGTCGCGGCTGGCGCTGCAGGACACAACCTGGCAAGCGGCGGCACGCGAGCGCCTGCACGCCGCCAGCCAGCGCCTGCACGCCTTGCTGAGCGCGCACGGCGAGGTCAGGAGCACGGCGCTGTTTGCGACGCTGACCTGCGACCAGCCGGCCGAACTGCATGAGTTCCTCGCCCGCCGTGGCATCCTGGTCCGCCGTTTCGAACAGCAGGCGCTGCTGCGCTTTGGCCTGCCCGATGGCGAGACCGCCTGGCAACGCCTGGGCGCCGCCCTCGGCGAATGGAGCCAGGCATGA
- the cbiB gene encoding adenosylcobinamide-phosphate synthase CbiB, giving the protein MPLAALAAVLLDRALGEVSRWHPLVGFGNLAAWLEGKMNRNSLLTGSLAWLLAVGPWVALAFALRPLAPFAVDVVLLYFALGAQSLGEHAEAIVAPLQAGDLPAARQRVGWIVSRETATLDESGVAKAACESLLENGNDAIFGALFWFALLGGPGALLFRLANTLDAMWGYRTERYNLFGRCAARLDDALNYIPARLTALSYALLGKTCLALACWRSQAPGWDSPNAGPVMAAGAGALGVALGGAAVYHGELEVRPPLGTGPAPVASDLRRAISLVKNSLWLWLTVLFIITGALHA; this is encoded by the coding sequence ATGCCGCTCGCGGCGCTTGCCGCCGTGCTGCTCGACCGGGCGCTCGGCGAGGTGTCGCGCTGGCATCCGCTGGTCGGGTTCGGCAATCTGGCCGCCTGGCTGGAAGGCAAAATGAACCGGAATTCGCTGTTGACCGGTAGCCTGGCCTGGCTGCTGGCGGTCGGCCCCTGGGTGGCTCTGGCTTTTGCCCTGCGGCCGCTGGCGCCGTTTGCGGTCGATGTCGTACTGCTTTATTTCGCACTCGGCGCGCAGAGCCTGGGCGAACATGCCGAAGCCATCGTCGCGCCGCTGCAGGCCGGCGATCTGCCGGCGGCGCGGCAACGCGTCGGCTGGATCGTTTCGCGCGAGACAGCAACGCTCGACGAATCCGGGGTCGCCAAGGCGGCCTGCGAATCGCTGCTGGAAAACGGCAACGACGCGATCTTCGGCGCGCTGTTCTGGTTTGCGCTGCTCGGCGGCCCGGGCGCCCTGCTCTTTCGCCTGGCCAACACGCTGGATGCGATGTGGGGTTACCGCACCGAACGCTACAACCTGTTCGGGCGCTGCGCTGCACGTCTCGACGATGCGCTGAACTACATCCCGGCCCGTCTCACCGCGCTGTCCTATGCGCTGCTCGGCAAGACGTGTCTGGCGCTCGCTTGCTGGCGCAGCCAGGCGCCGGGCTGGGACAGTCCGAACGCCGGGCCGGTGATGGCAGCCGGCGCCGGTGCGCTCGGCGTCGCGCTCGGCGGCGCTGCCGTTTATCATGGCGAACTCGAAGTCCGGCCGCCGCTTGGCACCGGACCAGCGCCGGTCGCCAGCGACCTGCGGCGCGCCATTTCCCTGGTCAAAAACAGCCTCTGGCTGTGGTTGACCGTGCTGTTCATCATTACCGGAGCCCTGCATGCTTGA
- the bluB gene encoding 5,6-dimethylbenzimidazole synthase, with translation MENPSLPQAPAFSDAERAAVYHAIFSRRDVRGQFLPTPVPDDILSRILMAAHHAPSVGFMQPWNFLLVRSDDVKQRVHDVFRQANDEAARMFPDEKREIYSKLKLQGILESPLNLCITCDRTRSGPVVLGRTHMPTMDLYSSVCAVQNLWLTARAEGLGVGWVSIFHEKALQQALGIPEHIVPIAYLCIGYVSHFNERPELEKAGWLPRLPIEELVFHEQWGSKNAAEDGLTVRLREMQAAIQQDGIFPQ, from the coding sequence ATGGAAAACCCGTCCTTGCCGCAGGCGCCCGCTTTTTCGGACGCCGAGCGGGCGGCCGTCTATCACGCCATTTTCAGCCGCCGCGATGTGCGCGGCCAGTTCTTGCCGACGCCGGTGCCCGATGACATCCTGAGCCGCATCCTGATGGCGGCGCATCACGCGCCATCGGTCGGTTTCATGCAGCCGTGGAATTTCCTGCTGGTCCGTTCGGATGACGTGAAGCAGCGCGTGCATGACGTCTTCCGCCAGGCCAACGACGAGGCGGCGCGGATGTTTCCGGACGAGAAGCGCGAGATCTACAGCAAGCTGAAACTGCAAGGCATCCTCGAGTCGCCGCTCAATCTGTGCATCACCTGCGACCGCACGCGTTCCGGCCCGGTCGTGCTCGGCCGCACGCACATGCCGACCATGGATCTCTACAGCAGCGTATGCGCCGTACAGAACCTCTGGCTGACTGCCCGCGCCGAAGGGCTGGGCGTCGGCTGGGTCAGCATCTTTCACGAAAAGGCCTTGCAGCAGGCGCTCGGCATCCCCGAACACATCGTGCCGATTGCCTATCTGTGCATCGGTTACGTCAGCCATTTCAATGAACGGCCGGAGCTGGAAAAGGCCGGCTGGCTGCCGCGCCTGCCGATCGAGGAACTGGTCTTCCACGAGCAGTGGGGCAGCAAAAATGCCGCCGAGGACGGGTTGACCGTACGCCTGCGCGAAATGCAGGCGGCGATCCAGCAAGACGGCATTTTCCCGCAGTGA
- a CDS encoding DUF3291 domain-containing protein: MPAYHLAQVNVARAKAEMDTDVMRGFMDQLDAMNQLADNADGFIWRMLGSGCDYTSIRPYTDPLVIMNVSLWRDVDSLKNYVYKTVHMDTIRARHAWFDKMNEIQLALWWVPAGHLPTAQEAKEKLELVRRFGATQEAFTFAQVFPAPG, encoded by the coding sequence ATGCCTGCCTACCACCTCGCCCAAGTCAATGTCGCCCGCGCCAAGGCCGAGATGGACACGGACGTCATGCGCGGTTTCATGGACCAGCTCGACGCCATGAACCAGCTCGCCGACAACGCCGACGGCTTCATCTGGCGCATGCTCGGCAGCGGCTGCGACTACACCTCGATCCGCCCCTACACCGACCCGCTGGTGATCATGAACGTCAGCCTGTGGCGGGATGTCGACTCGCTGAAAAACTATGTCTACAAGACCGTCCACATGGACACCATCCGTGCCCGCCACGCCTGGTTCGACAAGATGAACGAAATCCAGCTCGCACTGTGGTGGGTCCCCGCCGGCCACTTGCCGACGGCGCAGGAAGCGAAGGAAAAGCTGGAGCTGGTGCGGCGGTTTGGGGCGACGCAGGAGGCGTTTACGTTTGCCCAGGTTTTTCCGGCGCCGGGCTAA